A DNA window from Turicibacter sp. TJ11 contains the following coding sequences:
- the murC gene encoding UDP-N-acetylmuramate--L-alanine ligase — MSEKYHLIGIKGSGMSALAHILYDMGHEVQGSDIEETLFTQIGLEAKGMTLYPFGKSKMDSDMTVIIGNAFKDDHIEVIQAKEIGAKCVRYHDFLGSLAGGFTSIAISGTHGKTTTTGLLSHVLRLNRPTSYLIGDGTGKGVEDSEYFVFEACEYQRHFLAYHPDYSIITNIEHDHPDYFKDIDDVLDAFDTFVSQCKKMVIACGDDKEVKKLKASSKIMTYGFEPSNHVVATNVLKTSEGTTFDVLINGKFYHTFVTPFFGDHMILNSLAVIAVCYLEGLEPSIVEKDLKLFEGVKRRFAQKNYHEQVIIDDYAHHPTEIAVTLKAVRQKYPDRELVAVFQPHTFTRTAAFINEFAESLNLADHIYLTEIFGSARESAGTVNIQTLIDKCHSGHFITKETVDQLHQYPTAVVVFMGAGDIKKYEDAYTRLPWRSEA; from the coding sequence ATGAGTGAAAAATATCATCTCATTGGAATAAAAGGTTCAGGGATGAGTGCATTAGCACATATTTTATACGATATGGGACATGAGGTTCAAGGATCAGATATTGAGGAAACATTGTTTACTCAAATTGGACTAGAAGCTAAAGGGATGACATTATATCCATTTGGAAAATCTAAAATGGATTCAGATATGACAGTTATTATCGGAAATGCCTTTAAAGATGATCATATTGAGGTCATTCAAGCAAAAGAAATCGGTGCAAAATGTGTTCGATATCATGATTTTTTAGGAAGTTTAGCAGGAGGATTCACTTCAATCGCTATCTCGGGAACGCATGGGAAAACGACAACAACTGGTTTATTATCACATGTTTTACGATTAAACCGTCCAACTTCTTATTTAATTGGTGATGGAACAGGTAAGGGTGTAGAAGATAGTGAATATTTTGTTTTTGAGGCGTGTGAATATCAACGTCACTTCTTAGCTTATCATCCAGATTATTCTATTATTACGAATATTGAACATGATCATCCAGACTACTTTAAAGATATTGATGATGTATTAGATGCTTTTGATACGTTTGTTAGTCAGTGTAAAAAAATGGTTATTGCTTGTGGAGACGATAAAGAAGTTAAGAAATTAAAAGCCTCGTCTAAAATTATGACTTATGGATTTGAACCATCAAATCATGTGGTTGCTACTAATGTGTTAAAAACGTCTGAAGGAACAACATTTGATGTTTTAATTAATGGGAAATTCTATCATACCTTTGTCACACCATTCTTCGGGGATCATATGATTTTAAATAGTTTAGCTGTGATTGCCGTTTGTTATTTAGAAGGATTAGAACCATCAATCGTAGAAAAAGATTTAAAACTATTTGAAGGTGTTAAGCGTCGCTTTGCACAAAAAAATTACCACGAACAAGTTATTATTGATGATTATGCGCATCATCCAACTGAAATTGCTGTCACATTAAAAGCAGTTCGTCAAAAATATCCGGATCGTGAATTGGTTGCTGTATTCCAACCACACACGTTTACACGTACTGCTGCTTTTATTAATGAGTTTGCTGAAAGCTTAAATTTAGCAGATCATATTTATTTAACAGAAATCTTTGGATCTGCACGCGAAAGTGCTGGAACGGTTAATATTCAAACATTAATTGATAAATGCCATAGTGGTCACTTTATTACAAAAGAGACAGTGGATCAATTGCATCAATATCCAACCGCTGTTGT